One region of Cinclus cinclus chromosome 1, bCinCin1.1, whole genome shotgun sequence genomic DNA includes:
- the RNF182 gene encoding E3 ubiquitin-protein ligase RNF182: MTTQLPEESVETQSSDELECKICYNRYNLRQRKPKVLECCHRVCAKCLCKIIDFGDSPQGVIVCPFCRFETCLPDDEVSSLPDDNNILLNLACGGKGKKCLPDNPTELLLTPKRLASLVSPSHTSSNCLVITIMEVQRESPQTLNSTPVVEFYRPTSFDSVATVSHNWTVWNCTSLLFQTSIRVLVWLLGLLYFSSLPLGIYLLVSKKVTLGVVFVSLVPSSLVILMIYGFCQCVCHEVLDCMSS, encoded by the coding sequence ATGACCACTCAACTACCAGAGGAGTCCGTGGAGACCCAGAGCTCAGATGAGCTTGAGTGCAAGATCTGTTACAACCGCTACAACCTGCGACAGAGAAAACCAAAAGTGCTGGAGTGCTGTCACAGAGTGTGTGCCAAATGCCTTTGCAAGATCATAGACTTCGGTGATTCCCCACAAGGAGTCATAGTGTGCCCATTTTGCAGGTTTGAAACGTGCCTGCCAGATGATGAGGTTAGTAGTCTTCCTGATGACAACAACATCCTTCTGAATTTAGCTtgtgggggaaagggaaagaagtgCCTACCAGACAACCCAACAGAACTGCTGCTGACTCCCAAAAGGCTGGCGTCTCTGGTTAGCCCTTCTCACACCTCTTCAAATTGCCTGGTTATAACAATCATGGAAGTACAAAGAGAAAGTCCCCAGACTCTGAACTCAACCCCCGTGGTAGAATTTTACAGGCCTACGAGTTTTGACTCTGTTGCAACTGTGTCTCACAACTGGACAGTGTGGAACTGCACATCTTTGCTCTTCCAGACCTCGATTCGGGTGCTAGTGTGGTTGCTAGGGTTGCTGTACTTTAGCTCCTTGCCTTTAGGGATTTATTTACTGGTATCCAAGAAAGTTACCCTTGGGGTTGTCTTTGTAAGCCTTGTTCCTTCGAGCCTTGTTATTCTCATGATTTATGGCTTTTGCCAGTGTGTTTGCCATGAAGTTCTAGACTGCATGTCATCTTGA